One Amaranthus tricolor cultivar Red isolate AtriRed21 chromosome 10, ASM2621246v1, whole genome shotgun sequence genomic window carries:
- the LOC130825072 gene encoding uncharacterized protein LOC130825072 isoform X1 → MLLMIWSFFWLFQGLALFFIILCLCSSKSGFVYSSKSGFVFEFLLIFFFCVLGSLFDLDSFVGLMNTTKIVNHDSPKRVDFDNPKRVHDDYPNYPDKSEDDYESFVETNPCWGRELDSEGEPIYTPEPDDPNHVYNSIDAVFAESDCEKEEWLDILGPFTRLIYFEFCFRFRTYNAFIKLWSRPFERKYSLNGKDLVAATTS, encoded by the exons atgttgttgatgatttgGTCCTTTTTTTGGCTGTTTCAAGGTCTGGCTTTGTTCTTCATTATTTTGTGTCTTTGTTCTTCAAAATCTGggtttgtttattcttcaaaatCTGGCtttgtttttgagtttttactgattttttttttctgtgtttTAGGATCTCTGTTTGATCTTGATTCTTTTGTGGGTTTGATGAACACTACTAAGATTGTTAATCATGATAGCCCTAAAAGGGTTGATTTTGATAACCCTAAAAGGGTTCATGATGATTACCCTAATTATCCTGATAAATCTGAAGATGACTATGAATCATTTGTTGAGACTAATCCATGTTGGGGTCGAGAATTGGATTCTGAGGGTGAACCTATCTACACTCCAGAACCGGATGATCCTAACCATGTGTATAACTCGATAGATGCTGTATTTGCTGAAAGTGATTGTGAAAAGGAAGAATGGCTTGATATCCTTGGTCCATTTACAA GGTTGATATACTTTGAGTTTTGTTTCCGTTTCCGTACGTACAATGCTTTTATCAAGCTTTGGAGCAGACCTTTTGAAAGAAAGTATTCTTTGAACGGAAAAGATTTAGTAGCCGCCACAACATCATGA
- the LOC130825072 gene encoding uncharacterized protein LOC130825072 isoform X2, whose product MNTTKIVNHDSPKRVDFDNPKRVHDDYPNYPDKSEDDYESFVETNPCWGRELDSEGEPIYTPEPDDPNHVYNSIDAVFAESDCEKEEWLDILGPFTRLIYFEFCFRFRTYNAFIKLWSRPFERKYSLNGKDLVAATTS is encoded by the exons ATGAACACTACTAAGATTGTTAATCATGATAGCCCTAAAAGGGTTGATTTTGATAACCCTAAAAGGGTTCATGATGATTACCCTAATTATCCTGATAAATCTGAAGATGACTATGAATCATTTGTTGAGACTAATCCATGTTGGGGTCGAGAATTGGATTCTGAGGGTGAACCTATCTACACTCCAGAACCGGATGATCCTAACCATGTGTATAACTCGATAGATGCTGTATTTGCTGAAAGTGATTGTGAAAAGGAAGAATGGCTTGATATCCTTGGTCCATTTACAA GGTTGATATACTTTGAGTTTTGTTTCCGTTTCCGTACGTACAATGCTTTTATCAAGCTTTGGAGCAGACCTTTTGAAAGAAAGTATTCTTTGAACGGAAAAGATTTAGTAGCCGCCACAACATCATGA